A region from the Ammospiza caudacuta isolate bAmmCau1 chromosome 4, bAmmCau1.pri, whole genome shotgun sequence genome encodes:
- the LOC131557279 gene encoding uncharacterized protein LOC131557279, whose protein sequence is MVLGGRGGGAAARRHRGLGIGIDFGIDFGIDFGIVTAGRGPGTAGGAAGTGPRGRGVRCYLHRTWPRPPRAACLPHVGDACAQPIRAADISQSGDPLATRFISVPSNQNAGRRGHAAGPANGRGGRGGGGRGGAWRRRRARSGTGRARGTGGDPGAAPGHGPGPAGGAARGAPGGTRGARHRRGHGGSGPGPEQAPLSRGLRGLLARHPRERHRGIPESPGVRSFLYHSHI, encoded by the exons ATGGTTTTGGGGGGGCGCGGAGGaggcgccgccgcccgccggcATCGCGGGCTTGGGATCGGGATCGACTTCGGGATCGACTTTGGGATCGACTTTGGGATCGTCACGGCGGGGAGGGGCCCTGGGACCGCCGGGGGGGCTGCGGGAACGGGG CCGCGGGGGCGGGGCGTTCGGTGTTATTTACATCGCAcgtggccccgccccccgcgcgcTGCCTGTCTGCCCCACGTGGGCGACGCGTGCGCTCAGCCAATCAGAGCCGCCGACATCAGCCAATCCGGAGACCCGCTCG CAACGCGCTTTATATCCGTGCCGTCCAACCAGAACGCTGGAAGGCGGGGCCACGCGGCGGGGCCGGCCAATGGGAGGGGTGGGcgtggcggcggcgggaggggcggggcgTGGCGGCGGCGGAGGGCGCGGAGCGGCACCGGCCGGGCCCGAGGTACCGGGGGGGACCCGGGGGCGGCTCCGGGACAcggcccgggcccggcggggggagcggcgcggggcgcCCCGGGGGGCACGCGGGGAGCGCGGCACCGGCGGGGCCATGGGGGCTCCGGGCCCGGGCCCGAGCAGGCCCCGCTGTCCCGCGGGCTCCGGGGGCTCCTGGCGCGGCacccccgggagcggcaccgCGGCATTCCCGAGAGCCCCGGAGTGCGCTCGTT CCTGTACCACTCTCACATTTAG